A genome region from Lucilia cuprina isolate Lc7/37 chromosome 3, ASM2204524v1, whole genome shotgun sequence includes the following:
- the LOC111690097 gene encoding myogenesis-regulating glycosidase isoform X2 yields the protein MASLVNIFQHNNHHGCVGDKNYTNYSYDTNANQRNFTNNESVKSMSNNNINNSSLESVNNILDKVIDDISGSVTFSVPEKNVTTIQCEKPEEEESDDELEIHGKRRDRFRTRRRASIAPLPALRLNDKEMLASDFDAYSLASNQASITSVNSLASLLREKMQSLPTMIRKKKRETKDYKIKIFVILMFFMVIFLIGFAYVGYQRKVLTFSYFDKIKFNSKDRVLRILNHDEDEIISGQLGKMINMDTKPFHCLEDKRKQDGSVCLEWHNIARLYMNFHDMDVFRCYTFNWQALNEDNFPTDCYELKRNNGLWFGGGITRNMNWSLSESDFDFAPFSSGDVKVHQFGNGIKRYFINSIGVAIQVSDNTPLHIAVNKTTNEFCLRAKNDDYTFVNKLSDLPELNYKICTTEDMKSLHMLMTQQSLWDGLKEADMKILHSLIEEPVWQIPHQPTVGSFNETTIYNYSEDVIGMGFMRLGHILINEFWQEYIGDFTVDPSRFPTLKDTIDVLHRRGFKIVFSIQPFISTDSDNFKEAVRKKLLIYERHSERSIPALTRYKSCSSAGVLDITNNATAVWLKEKLQKLKQEYKVDSFYLDLGTGFNLPHYYQCRQSLDNPDMYAKIFTESLETIGFIGVSTASTVPKPPAFLSTPPINSSWAGLNEVMSTVLSYGVIGYPFVLPGAIGGDYGLNRTMSKMLSYYSLGQPALPEQDLYIRWLQLMTFMPSMQFNHLPSEYKSDYMTEIAKELTTIRQKYVIPLLLKYLSESMNEGLPLVRPLWMLDPHDPACLSISDEFSVGEEMIVAPILEQDSEEREVYLPQGVWKDGIDGSLRKGSRWIHNYKVAKEKIAYFIKMPDNTRF from the exons ATGGCatctttagtaaatatttttcaacataatAATCATCATGGGTGTGTCGgtgataaaaattatacaaattattctTACGATACGAATGCAAatcaaagaaattttacaaataatgaaAGTGTTAAAAGTATgagcaataataatattaataattctaGTTTGGAAAGTGTTAATAATATATTGGACAAG gTTATTGATGATATTTCCGGTTCGGTTACATTTAGTGTACCGGAAAAAAATGTCACAACTATTCAGTGTGAGAAACCCGAAGAGGAGGAGAGTGATGATGAATTGGAAATACATGGTAAAAGAAG AGATCGTTTTCGTACCCGACGAAGAGCCTCGATAGCCCCCTTACCGGCCTTGCGTTTGAATGACAAAGAAATGTTGGCTAGTGATTTCGATGCATACAGTTTGGCCAGCAATCAAGCCTCTATAACGAGTGTTAATTCTTTGGCCAGTTTGTTGAGAGAGAAAATGCAA TCTTTACCCACCATGATACGGAAAAAGAAACGTGAAACTAaagattataaaattaaaatctttgtgattttaatgttttttatggtGATATTTTTG ATCGGCTTTGCCTATGTCGGCTATCAGCGTAAAGTCTTAACCTTCTCCTATTTCGATAAAATCAAATTCAACTCCAAAGATCGTGTTCTAAGAATTCTCAATCATGATGAGGACGAAATTATCTCAGGACAGTTGGGTAAAATGATTAATATGGATACAAAACCGTTTCATTGTCTCGAAGATAAACGTAAACAGGATGGCAGTGTGTGTTTGGAATGGCATAACATTGCCCGACTCTATATGAATTTCCATGATATGGATGTATTTCGTTGTTACACTTTCAATTGGCAAGCATTAAATGAAGACAATTTTCCCACCGATTGTTATGAGTTAAAGCGAAATAATGGTCTTTGGTTTGGTGGTGGCATAACGCGTAATATGAATTGGTCTTTAAGTGAAAGTGATTTCGATTTTGCTCCCTTTTCGAGTGGTGATGTCAAGGTGCATCAGTTTGGTAATGGTATTAagagatattttataaattccatTGGTGTAGCCATACAAGTGAGTGATAATACGCCGCTGCATATAGCAGTTAATAAGACCACCAATGAATTTTGTTTGAGAGCCAAAAATGATGATTATACTTTCGTTAATAAATTATCGGACTTACCAGAgttgaattataaaatttgcaCCACGGAGGATATGAAATCATTGCACATGTTAATGACACAGCAGAGTTTATGGGATGGTTTGAAAGAAGCCGATATGAAAATATTACATTCCTTGATAGAGGAACCGGTTTGGCAAATTCCTCATCAACCAACGGTTGGTTCATTTAATGAAACCACTATATACAATTATTCCGAAGATGTTATAGGCATGGGTTTTATGCGTTTGGGTCATATATTGATTAATGAATTCTGGCAGGAGTATATAGGAGATTTTACTGTAGATCCCAGTAGATTCCCCACCTTAAAAGACACCATAGATGTTTTGCATCGTAGAGGTTTTAAAATCGTATTCAGTATACAACCTTTCATCAGTACTGACAGTGATAATTTCAAAGAGGCTGTACGCAAGAAGCTATTGATCTATGAAAGACATTCCGAGAGAAGTATACCTGCCTTAACACGCTACAAGAGTTGTTCTAGTGCGGGAGTTTTAGATATAACCAATAATGCTACGGCGGTTTGGTTGAAGGAGAAATTGCAGAAATTGAAACAGGAATATAAAGTGGATAGTTTCTATTTGGATTTGGGTACAGGCTTCAATTTGCCTCATTACTATCAATGCCGCCAGTCTTTGGATAATCCCGATATGTATGCGAAAATATTTACCGAAAGTTTAGAGACTATCGGTTTCATTGGTGTCTCTACAGCCAGCACAGTTCCTAAACCTCCTGCATTCCTAAGTACACCACCTATAAACTCTTCCTGGGCCGGCTTAAATGAAGTTATGTCCACGGTTTTAAGTTATGGCGTCATAGGTTATCCTTTCGTTTTACCCGGAGCTATAGGTGGGGATTATGGTTTAAATAGGACCATGTCGAAAATGTTATCATATTATTCTTTGGGTCAGCCTGCTTTACCCGAACAGGATCTCTATATACGTTGGCTACAACTTATGACCTTTATGCCTTCCATGCAATTCAATCATTTGCCCTCCGAATACAAAAGTGATTATATGACCGAAATCGCAAAAGAATTGACTACAATACGACAGAAATATGTTATACCTTTGCTACTGAAATATTTAAGTGAATCTATGAATGAGGGTTTGCCTTTGGTAAGACCTTTATGGATGTTAGATCCACATGATCCGGCCTGTTTAAGTATAAGCGATGAATTCTCGGTGGGTGAAGAAATGATTGTGGCTCCTATACTGGAGCAGGACAGTGAGGAAAGAGAAG TTTATCTTCCTCAAGGCGTTTGGAAGGATGGCATCGATGGCTCTTTACGCAAAGGCAGCCGTTGGATACACAATTATAAAGTGGCCAAAGAGAAAAtagcatattttataaaaatgcccGATAATACTAGATTTTAG
- the LOC111690097 gene encoding myogenesis-regulating glycosidase isoform X3, which translates to MLASDFDAYSLASNQASITSVNSLASLLREKMQSLPTMIRKKKRETKDYKIKIFVILMFFMVIFLIGFAYVGYQRKVLTFSYFDKIKFNSKDRVLRILNHDEDEIISGQLGKMINMDTKPFHCLEDKRKQDGSVCLEWHNIARLYMNFHDMDVFRCYTFNWQALNEDNFPTDCYELKRNNGLWFGGGITRNMNWSLSESDFDFAPFSSGDVKVHQFGNGIKRYFINSIGVAIQVSDNTPLHIAVNKTTNEFCLRAKNDDYTFVNKLSDLPELNYKICTTEDMKSLHMLMTQQSLWDGLKEADMKILHSLIEEPVWQIPHQPTVGSFNETTIYNYSEDVIGMGFMRLGHILINEFWQEYIGDFTVDPSRFPTLKDTIDVLHRRGFKIVFSIQPFISTDSDNFKEAVRKKLLIYERHSERSIPALTRYKSCSSAGVLDITNNATAVWLKEKLQKLKQEYKVDSFYLDLGTGFNLPHYYQCRQSLDNPDMYAKIFTESLETIGFIGVSTASTVPKPPAFLSTPPINSSWAGLNEVMSTVLSYGVIGYPFVLPGAIGGDYGLNRTMSKMLSYYSLGQPALPEQDLYIRWLQLMTFMPSMQFNHLPSEYKSDYMTEIAKELTTIRQKYVIPLLLKYLSESMNEGLPLVRPLWMLDPHDPACLSISDEFSVGEEMIVAPILEQDSEEREVYLPQGVWKDGIDGSLRKGSRWIHNYKVAKEKIAYFIKMPDNTRF; encoded by the exons ATGTTGGCTAGTGATTTCGATGCATACAGTTTGGCCAGCAATCAAGCCTCTATAACGAGTGTTAATTCTTTGGCCAGTTTGTTGAGAGAGAAAATGCAA TCTTTACCCACCATGATACGGAAAAAGAAACGTGAAACTAaagattataaaattaaaatctttgtgattttaatgttttttatggtGATATTTTTG ATCGGCTTTGCCTATGTCGGCTATCAGCGTAAAGTCTTAACCTTCTCCTATTTCGATAAAATCAAATTCAACTCCAAAGATCGTGTTCTAAGAATTCTCAATCATGATGAGGACGAAATTATCTCAGGACAGTTGGGTAAAATGATTAATATGGATACAAAACCGTTTCATTGTCTCGAAGATAAACGTAAACAGGATGGCAGTGTGTGTTTGGAATGGCATAACATTGCCCGACTCTATATGAATTTCCATGATATGGATGTATTTCGTTGTTACACTTTCAATTGGCAAGCATTAAATGAAGACAATTTTCCCACCGATTGTTATGAGTTAAAGCGAAATAATGGTCTTTGGTTTGGTGGTGGCATAACGCGTAATATGAATTGGTCTTTAAGTGAAAGTGATTTCGATTTTGCTCCCTTTTCGAGTGGTGATGTCAAGGTGCATCAGTTTGGTAATGGTATTAagagatattttataaattccatTGGTGTAGCCATACAAGTGAGTGATAATACGCCGCTGCATATAGCAGTTAATAAGACCACCAATGAATTTTGTTTGAGAGCCAAAAATGATGATTATACTTTCGTTAATAAATTATCGGACTTACCAGAgttgaattataaaatttgcaCCACGGAGGATATGAAATCATTGCACATGTTAATGACACAGCAGAGTTTATGGGATGGTTTGAAAGAAGCCGATATGAAAATATTACATTCCTTGATAGAGGAACCGGTTTGGCAAATTCCTCATCAACCAACGGTTGGTTCATTTAATGAAACCACTATATACAATTATTCCGAAGATGTTATAGGCATGGGTTTTATGCGTTTGGGTCATATATTGATTAATGAATTCTGGCAGGAGTATATAGGAGATTTTACTGTAGATCCCAGTAGATTCCCCACCTTAAAAGACACCATAGATGTTTTGCATCGTAGAGGTTTTAAAATCGTATTCAGTATACAACCTTTCATCAGTACTGACAGTGATAATTTCAAAGAGGCTGTACGCAAGAAGCTATTGATCTATGAAAGACATTCCGAGAGAAGTATACCTGCCTTAACACGCTACAAGAGTTGTTCTAGTGCGGGAGTTTTAGATATAACCAATAATGCTACGGCGGTTTGGTTGAAGGAGAAATTGCAGAAATTGAAACAGGAATATAAAGTGGATAGTTTCTATTTGGATTTGGGTACAGGCTTCAATTTGCCTCATTACTATCAATGCCGCCAGTCTTTGGATAATCCCGATATGTATGCGAAAATATTTACCGAAAGTTTAGAGACTATCGGTTTCATTGGTGTCTCTACAGCCAGCACAGTTCCTAAACCTCCTGCATTCCTAAGTACACCACCTATAAACTCTTCCTGGGCCGGCTTAAATGAAGTTATGTCCACGGTTTTAAGTTATGGCGTCATAGGTTATCCTTTCGTTTTACCCGGAGCTATAGGTGGGGATTATGGTTTAAATAGGACCATGTCGAAAATGTTATCATATTATTCTTTGGGTCAGCCTGCTTTACCCGAACAGGATCTCTATATACGTTGGCTACAACTTATGACCTTTATGCCTTCCATGCAATTCAATCATTTGCCCTCCGAATACAAAAGTGATTATATGACCGAAATCGCAAAAGAATTGACTACAATACGACAGAAATATGTTATACCTTTGCTACTGAAATATTTAAGTGAATCTATGAATGAGGGTTTGCCTTTGGTAAGACCTTTATGGATGTTAGATCCACATGATCCGGCCTGTTTAAGTATAAGCGATGAATTCTCGGTGGGTGAAGAAATGATTGTGGCTCCTATACTGGAGCAGGACAGTGAGGAAAGAGAAG TTTATCTTCCTCAAGGCGTTTGGAAGGATGGCATCGATGGCTCTTTACGCAAAGGCAGCCGTTGGATACACAATTATAAAGTGGCCAAAGAGAAAAtagcatattttataaaaatgcccGATAATACTAGATTTTAG